From the genome of Streptacidiphilus rugosus AM-16, one region includes:
- a CDS encoding peptidylprolyl isomerase: protein MAPNDTRRPQQLPKDKEKRRRELQRLKLERQAAARAERVASARKNTAVVVASVVALAAVATVTAVLWPSGSKSKSSADAMNNRASSSAAATPSASTAAANYTIKPKKDGSWKTEPAMSIDTNGTYTAKINLGQGSVTVKLDAAAAPHTVNSFVFLAKNHFFDGVYCHRLTTTGIYVLQCGDPTGTGSGGPGYQFKDENLTAPSIKGGTYPAGTIAMANSGANTNGSQFFLVYKDSQLSPNYTPFGTITGGLDVLTGIASTGADSSNGPGDGKPVQPVIMNSVTADKG from the coding sequence GTGGCCCCCAACGACACGCGCAGGCCCCAGCAGCTTCCCAAGGACAAGGAGAAGCGCCGCCGCGAACTGCAGCGGCTCAAGCTGGAGCGGCAGGCCGCGGCGCGCGCGGAGCGGGTCGCCTCCGCGCGGAAGAACACGGCCGTCGTCGTGGCCTCGGTCGTCGCGCTCGCGGCCGTCGCCACGGTCACCGCGGTGCTCTGGCCCAGCGGTTCGAAGTCCAAGTCCTCGGCCGACGCGATGAACAACCGCGCTTCCAGCTCGGCCGCCGCCACCCCTTCGGCGAGCACCGCCGCGGCGAACTACACGATCAAGCCGAAGAAGGACGGCAGCTGGAAGACCGAGCCGGCGATGTCGATCGACACGAACGGCACCTACACGGCCAAGATCAACCTCGGCCAGGGTTCGGTCACCGTCAAGCTCGACGCCGCCGCCGCGCCGCACACGGTGAACTCCTTCGTGTTCCTGGCGAAGAACCACTTCTTCGACGGCGTGTACTGCCACCGCCTCACCACCACCGGCATCTACGTGCTGCAGTGCGGCGACCCGACCGGCACCGGCTCTGGCGGCCCCGGCTACCAGTTCAAGGACGAGAACCTCACCGCCCCCTCGATCAAGGGCGGCACCTACCCGGCCGGAACCATCGCGATGGCGAACTCCGGCGCGAACACCAACGGCTCGCAGTTCTTCCTGGTCTACAAGGACAGCCAGTTGTCGCCCAACTACACCCCGTTCGGCACCATCACCGGCGGCCTCGACGTGCTCACCGGGATCGCCTCCACGGGCGCGGACAGCTCCAACGGCCCCGGCGACGGCAAGCCGGTGCAGCCGGTGATCATGAACTCGGTCACCGCGGACAAGGGCTGA
- a CDS encoding DUF349 domain-containing protein has translation MTSDPWGRVDDEGTVYVRTADGERVVGSWQAGSPEEALAYFTRKYEGIAVEIGLLERRVRTTDLAAKDAMTAIEHLQAQVAEGHAVGDLDALAKRLEALVGEVDSRREERKAARAKAQEEAKAAKEALVAEAEQLVESTQWREAGDRLRDLVDTWKGLPRLDRKSDDELWHRFSHARSAFSKRRKAHFASLDQQREEARVKKEKLVVEAESLSDSTDWGATAARYRELMTEWKAAGRAQREAEDELWTRFRGAQDIFFQARSAVFDERDADERQNQTAKEALLVEAEALLPIRDLKAAKASYRDLAERWEAIGHVPRDARPRLEGRLRTVEQAIREAEEAEWQRSNPEARARATGMAGLLQAAVDKLEKQIAAAEAKGDSRQVAKLQSELAGRQELLAQALKGLEEFSG, from the coding sequence GTGACCAGCGACCCGTGGGGCCGTGTCGACGACGAGGGGACCGTCTACGTGCGGACGGCCGACGGCGAGCGCGTCGTCGGTTCGTGGCAGGCGGGCTCCCCCGAGGAGGCCCTGGCCTACTTCACGCGCAAGTACGAAGGAATCGCGGTGGAGATCGGCCTGCTGGAGCGCCGCGTGCGCACCACCGACCTGGCCGCGAAGGACGCGATGACCGCGATCGAGCACCTGCAGGCGCAGGTGGCCGAGGGCCACGCGGTCGGCGATCTCGACGCTCTCGCCAAGCGCCTGGAGGCCCTGGTGGGCGAGGTCGACTCGCGCCGCGAGGAGCGCAAGGCCGCCCGCGCCAAGGCCCAGGAGGAGGCGAAGGCCGCCAAGGAGGCGCTGGTCGCCGAGGCCGAGCAGTTGGTGGAGTCGACCCAGTGGCGCGAGGCCGGGGACCGGCTGCGCGACCTGGTGGACACCTGGAAGGGCCTGCCCCGGCTGGACCGCAAGTCCGACGACGAGCTGTGGCACCGCTTCTCGCACGCCCGCTCGGCGTTCTCCAAGCGCCGCAAGGCGCACTTCGCGTCGCTGGACCAGCAGCGCGAGGAGGCCAGGGTCAAGAAGGAGAAGCTGGTCGTCGAGGCCGAGTCGCTCTCCGACTCCACGGACTGGGGCGCGACGGCGGCCCGCTACCGCGAGCTGATGACCGAGTGGAAGGCGGCGGGTCGCGCGCAGCGCGAGGCCGAGGACGAGCTGTGGACCCGTTTCCGCGGGGCGCAGGACATCTTCTTCCAGGCCCGGTCCGCGGTCTTCGACGAGCGCGACGCGGACGAGCGGCAGAACCAGACCGCGAAGGAGGCGCTGCTGGTCGAGGCCGAGGCGCTGCTCCCGATCCGCGACCTGAAGGCCGCCAAGGCGTCCTACCGCGACCTCGCCGAGCGCTGGGAGGCCATCGGCCACGTCCCCCGCGACGCCCGCCCGCGCCTCGAGGGTCGCCTGCGCACGGTCGAGCAGGCCATCCGCGAGGCGGAGGAGGCCGAGTGGCAGCGCAGCAACCCCGAGGCCCGCGCCCGCGCCACCGGCATGGCCGGCCTGCTGCAGGCGGCGGTGGACAAGCTGGAGAAGCAGATCGCCGCGGCTGAGGCCAAGGGCGACTCCCGCCAGGTCGCCAAGCTCCAGTCGGAGCTCGCCGGCCGCCAGGAGCTGCTGGCCCAGGCCCTGAAGGGCCTGGAGGAGTTCAGCGGCTGA